The Candidatus Manganitrophus noduliformans genome includes a window with the following:
- a CDS encoding nucleotidyltransferase family protein — protein MVAAVILAAGLSRRLGQPKLLLPLEGRSLIRRTTEQVIAAGESQWKEVVVVLGHEADRIRQELEGLAVRTAFSPRFAAGMSASLIAGLQAVSPRAEGAMIFLGDQPLVSAEVVRPMLTAFRKRGRPIIVPVYDGARGNPVLFSRSLFSELMTVEGDRGGRDVVMRDSGRVETVAFASDLAPQDVDTWEDYEIVQASVRRTRR, from the coding sequence ATGGTCGCCGCCGTCATTTTGGCCGCCGGACTCTCCCGCCGGCTCGGTCAACCGAAACTTCTTCTCCCGTTGGAAGGGAGAAGCCTCATTCGGCGGACCACGGAGCAGGTGATTGCGGCCGGGGAGAGTCAATGGAAGGAAGTGGTGGTGGTTCTGGGTCATGAGGCGGATAGGATTCGGCAGGAACTGGAGGGATTAGCCGTTCGAACGGCATTCAGTCCCCGGTTTGCGGCCGGGATGAGTGCTTCCCTGATTGCCGGGCTGCAGGCGGTCTCTCCGAGAGCAGAAGGGGCGATGATCTTCCTCGGCGATCAGCCGCTCGTTTCGGCGGAGGTCGTCCGGCCGATGCTGACCGCCTTCAGAAAAAGGGGGAGGCCGATCATCGTCCCGGTTTATGACGGGGCGAGGGGAAACCCGGTCCTTTTCTCCCGGTCGCTCTTTTCCGAATTGATGACGGTGGAGGGGGACCGGGGGGGACGCGACGTGGTGATGCGGGATTCCGGTCGGGTGGAAACCGTCGCCTTTGCATCGGACCTCGCGCCGCAGGATGTCGATACCTGGGAGGATTACGAAATCGTTCAGGCAAGTGTCCGCCGGACAAGGAGATGA
- a CDS encoding XdhC family protein: protein MIESLELFEKASAVGGRAVMATLINTKGPTPRKAGARMFVGEGGRILGSVTIGGCVDARVIEEAEAILTRRVSKRIGMALGDEEAGELGLTCGGNVDVLIDFIDFSDPGDPVVRLHELARQEMQAGRRSALVTLVAPSGGPNSSRTRMLIGGDGRAHGTLGNLLETLRERLVVDARTLMSSGSSRMKSYRVEGEAVEVFIEVFGPPFPLFIFGGSHVAIPLVSMAKIVGLRTVVVDGRPRFANRERFPEADEVIIGIPSEVVESFALDAAASLVLLTHDYKYEVPVLKWALATDCGYIGLLGSRRRGRAILDLLREQGVEERRLQRVRVPVGLNIGAQTAPEIALSILSEILAVRNGRFGGSLSEADRIPTGMVKSSPLC, encoded by the coding sequence ATGATCGAGTCGCTTGAACTCTTCGAAAAAGCGAGCGCCGTCGGCGGAAGGGCCGTCATGGCGACGCTGATCAATACCAAAGGCCCCACCCCGCGTAAAGCGGGGGCCCGGATGTTCGTCGGCGAAGGGGGGCGCATTCTTGGATCGGTCACGATCGGGGGATGTGTCGATGCCCGTGTGATTGAAGAAGCCGAAGCGATCCTGACCCGCCGCGTCTCGAAGCGGATCGGGATGGCGCTGGGGGATGAAGAAGCGGGAGAGCTCGGCCTCACCTGCGGCGGAAATGTCGATGTCCTCATCGACTTCATCGATTTCTCCGATCCGGGCGACCCGGTGGTCCGGCTGCATGAGCTGGCCCGTCAGGAGATGCAGGCGGGACGACGGTCGGCCCTCGTGACGCTGGTCGCCCCTTCGGGCGGCCCGAACTCTTCCCGGACGCGGATGCTGATCGGCGGTGATGGAAGGGCGCACGGCACTCTCGGGAACCTGCTGGAGACCCTGCGTGAACGGCTCGTCGTCGACGCCCGAACCCTCATGTCGTCCGGAAGTTCCCGGATGAAATCGTACCGGGTTGAAGGGGAGGCGGTCGAAGTTTTCATCGAAGTTTTCGGACCGCCGTTCCCCCTCTTCATTTTCGGCGGAAGTCATGTGGCGATCCCGTTGGTATCGATGGCGAAGATCGTCGGCTTGCGGACCGTGGTGGTCGACGGCCGGCCCCGCTTCGCAAATCGGGAGCGCTTCCCGGAAGCGGACGAAGTCATCATCGGAATTCCTTCCGAGGTTGTTGAAAGCTTCGCGCTGGATGCCGCGGCCTCCCTCGTGCTACTGACCCATGACTATAAATACGAGGTGCCGGTGTTGAAATGGGCGCTGGCGACCGATTGCGGCTATATCGGTCTGCTCGGCAGCCGAAGGCGGGGAAGGGCGATTCTCGACCTGCTGCGCGAGCAGGGAGTTGAGGAGCGCCGGCTCCAGAGGGTGCGGGTGCCGGTCGGCCTGAATATCGGCGCGCAGACCGCGCCGGAGATCGCTCTGAGCATCCTTTCAGAAATTCTCGCCGTCCGGAACGGCCGATTCGGCGGATCGCTGAGTGAAGCGGACCGAATCCCGACGGGAATGGTCAAATCGAGCCCTCTCTGTTGA
- a CDS encoding iron-sulfur cluster assembly scaffold protein, which produces MQEHARRPRNVGSLENPDIRHEEVNPFCGDRIRIEAILDCHRRVAEIRFRGDACMISQAAGSILTEMIKGWPIEAIERLKEADLLKALEAPLRPARIKCALLPLEILQSGVASYRRLHAVS; this is translated from the coding sequence ATCCAAGAACACGCGCGTCGGCCGAGGAATGTCGGCTCCTTGGAAAATCCCGATATCCGGCATGAAGAGGTGAATCCTTTCTGCGGTGACCGGATTCGGATTGAGGCGATCCTGGATTGTCATCGGAGAGTGGCCGAGATCCGGTTTCGCGGAGACGCCTGTATGATCAGTCAGGCCGCCGGCTCGATTCTCACCGAAATGATCAAGGGGTGGCCGATCGAGGCGATCGAGCGGTTGAAAGAGGCCGACCTCTTGAAGGCCCTTGAAGCCCCCCTCCGTCCGGCCCGCATCAAATGCGCGCTGCTCCCTCTGGAAATCCTCCAATCGGGCGTCGCCTCCTATCGGCGCCTTCACGCGGTATCCTAA
- a CDS encoding aminotransferase class V-fold PLP-dependent enzyme produces MSAPGALLNSEAIRKDFPILGRTVQGKPLIYLDNAATSQKPYPVIEQITSYYERSNANIHRSVHTLGEEATALYEAARDMVCRFIHAPSREGVIFTRGTTEAVNLVAASWGRTHIQPGDEILLSVLEHHGNLIPWQLLAEEKGAKLVFLDMDEEGRLRLDKLDRLLTDRTRLVAVTAASNVMGTVIPLRRIVERAHAAGAPVFVDGAQMAPHIPVNVREMGCDFFAFSGHKMLGPTGIGVLYGKPELLEKMPPFLAGGEMVREVWPDRASWNALPWKFEAGTPNIASAIGLGAAVKYLDQLGMEAVRTHGQALVREALTALSTLEGVTVYGPPASEERAPLVSFNCQGIHPHDLAAALDEEGIAVRAGRHCADPLMKRLGVAGTARASFYLYNTRSEVEAFVQSVQRAIALLS; encoded by the coding sequence ATGTCTGCTCCCGGCGCGCTATTGAATAGCGAGGCGATCAGAAAGGATTTCCCGATTCTCGGCAGGACGGTCCAGGGAAAGCCGCTGATTTACCTCGACAACGCCGCAACGTCGCAGAAGCCCTATCCGGTCATCGAGCAGATCACCTCTTATTACGAACGATCCAACGCCAATATCCACCGGAGCGTTCACACGCTCGGTGAAGAAGCGACCGCCCTTTATGAAGCGGCCCGGGATATGGTCTGCCGGTTTATCCATGCGCCGAGCCGCGAAGGGGTGATCTTCACAAGGGGGACGACCGAAGCGGTCAACCTCGTCGCCGCAAGTTGGGGGCGAACCCACATTCAACCGGGTGACGAGATCCTTCTCTCCGTTTTGGAGCACCACGGCAACCTGATTCCGTGGCAACTCCTCGCTGAAGAGAAAGGGGCGAAATTGGTCTTCCTCGATATGGATGAAGAGGGGAGACTCCGGTTAGACAAGCTCGATCGTCTCTTGACCGACCGGACCCGTTTGGTGGCGGTGACAGCGGCATCGAACGTGATGGGGACGGTCATCCCCCTCCGTCGAATTGTAGAACGAGCGCATGCGGCCGGGGCGCCGGTTTTCGTGGACGGCGCTCAGATGGCGCCTCACATTCCGGTCAATGTTCGGGAAATGGGGTGTGATTTCTTCGCCTTCTCGGGGCACAAGATGCTCGGCCCCACCGGGATCGGCGTGCTTTACGGCAAACCGGAGCTGCTGGAGAAGATGCCTCCTTTTTTGGCCGGCGGAGAGATGGTCCGGGAGGTCTGGCCCGACCGGGCGAGTTGGAACGCGCTTCCCTGGAAGTTCGAAGCGGGCACCCCCAACATCGCTTCGGCGATCGGCCTCGGCGCCGCTGTCAAGTATCTCGATCAACTCGGCATGGAGGCTGTCCGTACGCACGGGCAGGCATTGGTCCGCGAGGCGTTGACCGCCCTGTCAACGTTGGAAGGGGTGACGGTTTACGGTCCGCCCGCTTCGGAAGAGCGGGCTCCGCTGGTTTCTTTTAACTGTCAAGGCATCCATCCACACGATCTCGCCGCCGCGCTCGACGAAGAGGGGATCGCCGTCCGCGCCGGACGGCACTGTGCCGACCCTTTGATGAAGCGCCTCGGCGTGGCAGGAACGGCGCGTGCCAGTTTTTATCTCTATAATACCCGTAGCGAAGTGGAAGCCTTCGTTCAGTCCGTTCAACGAGCGATTGCGCTTTTGTCGTAA
- a CDS encoding ABC transporter substrate-binding protein, whose protein sequence is MMKGKRGWVVLVLLLSATFSSAEEGITEKEILIGMSNGQTGPTSENGNMMREGAEVYFDKVNAAGGVQGRKIKLIVYDDGYRPALTIANTRKLIEEEKVFALFGYIGSPNSAAVVPIVTRARVPYLFPLTGAEIIRNPVNKYIFNIRASYADEIEVLVERLTRDLKVTRIGVFAQDDAMGEAGRAGLIRALRKRNMALVGDGKYQRNTLDVGEALETLIKADPEAVILACTYEPCAAFLKKARARRFNPKLLHISAGTLPLIHEAGEAADGLIVTQIVPNPTDSSLPIVKEYLSAIKAAGLTPNPVSLESYLGAKVLVEALKRTAPLTREAFVSALEHLSIDAGGLKIRFTPADHQGLHQVFLTKIENGKVVTIENIK, encoded by the coding sequence ATGATGAAGGGGAAACGAGGATGGGTCGTTCTGGTCTTGCTTTTATCGGCGACCTTTTCCTCGGCGGAAGAGGGGATCACGGAAAAAGAGATCCTCATCGGGATGTCCAACGGCCAAACCGGACCGACTTCCGAGAATGGGAATATGATGAGGGAAGGGGCGGAGGTCTATTTTGATAAGGTCAACGCCGCCGGGGGGGTCCAGGGCCGCAAGATCAAGCTGATCGTCTACGATGACGGCTACCGGCCCGCCCTGACGATCGCGAATACCCGTAAATTGATCGAGGAGGAGAAGGTTTTCGCCCTCTTCGGATACATCGGCTCGCCGAACTCCGCGGCCGTCGTGCCGATCGTCACGCGCGCCCGCGTCCCCTACCTTTTCCCGCTGACGGGGGCGGAGATCATCCGCAATCCGGTGAATAAATATATCTTCAACATCCGCGCCAGCTACGCCGACGAGATTGAAGTGTTGGTCGAACGGCTGACCCGGGATCTGAAGGTGACCCGGATCGGGGTCTTCGCCCAAGACGACGCCATGGGGGAAGCGGGCCGGGCCGGACTGATCCGGGCGTTGCGGAAGCGGAACATGGCCTTGGTCGGGGATGGGAAATATCAACGGAACACCCTCGATGTCGGCGAGGCATTGGAAACGTTGATCAAAGCCGATCCGGAGGCGGTGATTCTCGCCTGTACTTATGAGCCGTGCGCCGCCTTTCTGAAAAAGGCAAGGGCGCGTCGATTCAATCCGAAACTTTTACATATTTCAGCCGGCACCCTCCCCCTGATCCACGAAGCCGGAGAGGCCGCCGACGGGCTTATTGTGACACAGATCGTGCCGAATCCAACCGACAGCTCCTTGCCGATCGTAAAAGAATATCTCTCAGCGATTAAAGCCGCAGGACTCACCCCCAACCCGGTCAGCCTGGAGAGTTATCTCGGCGCCAAGGTGCTGGTGGAAGCGTTGAAGAGAACCGCTCCCCTCACCCGGGAAGCGTTTGTCTCCGCGCTGGAGCATCTTAGCATAGACGCGGGGGGCCTGAAGATACGGTTCACCCCCGCCGACCATCAAGGCCTCCACCAGGTCTTTCTGACAAAAATCGAAAACGGAAAAGTGGTCACGATCGAAAACATTAAATAA
- a CDS encoding methyl-accepting chemotaxis protein has protein sequence MALEKVFRLNSISKKFLIPNLIFMVILLGGLGALMINRNHATIRSLMESKGNALADTLAQISASYVMNFDLQALEMFVKVALKDPDVVFVVFYDADRAPLTENSKPPSDISSLSIYDREIHSLREDQTPVGHLQIGYSQETLSKNLRSGIQTVAVGNLVALILLILGVTILFRGITRPLAHLVGVIEKVAQGDMTVEVEPRLLRAQDEIGILARAFSKMSAGLKKVMQELVYAVRDSCKQITLSSEALSAASQQMSANSSETERLASMVSSTSQEINRMVGDVATASVEISISLKETSRNIVNATQITAQAVKMADSTNKTISKLGESSMEIGQVVKVITAIAQQTNLLALNAAIEAARAGEAGRGFAVVANEVKDLATRTAKATEEITQKIGAIQGDTKEAVSEIGKIGEIIDQINQISIDISGALEEQTVTTNEISGRVAQAAHGTKEVNQSIEGVADGSKSTAKTAEEILVASKKLARMGSDLTALINNFRFELNRSDQNPA, from the coding sequence ATGGCGCTTGAAAAAGTTTTTCGGCTGAATTCCATCAGCAAGAAATTCTTGATCCCGAATCTCATTTTCATGGTGATTCTGCTGGGCGGATTGGGCGCCCTCATGATCAATCGAAATCATGCCACGATCCGATCCCTGATGGAATCCAAAGGAAACGCCTTGGCCGATACGCTGGCGCAAATCAGCGCCAGCTACGTCATGAATTTCGATCTTCAGGCCTTGGAGATGTTCGTCAAGGTTGCATTGAAAGATCCCGACGTGGTTTTCGTCGTTTTTTACGATGCCGACAGGGCGCCGTTGACGGAGAACAGCAAGCCCCCGAGCGACATCTCTTCGCTGTCGATTTATGATCGGGAAATCCACAGCCTCCGGGAAGATCAAACGCCCGTCGGGCACCTTCAGATCGGCTACAGCCAAGAGACCCTCTCGAAAAACCTGCGCAGCGGCATCCAGACGGTGGCCGTGGGCAACCTGGTGGCGCTGATCCTGCTCATTCTCGGGGTGACGATCCTCTTTCGGGGAATCACCCGCCCCCTGGCCCACCTGGTCGGGGTGATCGAAAAAGTCGCCCAGGGAGATATGACGGTCGAGGTTGAGCCGAGGCTCCTGCGCGCACAGGATGAAATCGGCATCCTCGCCCGGGCTTTCTCGAAAATGTCGGCCGGCCTTAAAAAGGTGATGCAGGAATTGGTCTATGCCGTTCGCGACAGCTGCAAGCAGATCACCCTCTCCTCCGAAGCGCTCTCGGCCGCCAGCCAGCAGATGAGCGCCAATTCCTCGGAGACGGAGCGTCTGGCCAGCATGGTTTCTTCGACCAGCCAGGAGATCAACAGAATGGTGGGGGATGTCGCGACCGCTTCCGTGGAGATATCGATCTCGCTCAAGGAGACCTCCCGCAACATCGTCAATGCAACGCAGATCACCGCCCAAGCGGTGAAAATGGCCGATTCGACCAACAAAACCATCTCCAAGCTGGGCGAATCGAGCATGGAGATCGGGCAGGTGGTCAAGGTGATCACCGCCATCGCCCAGCAGACCAATCTCCTGGCGCTGAATGCCGCCATCGAGGCGGCGCGCGCGGGGGAGGCCGGAAGAGGATTTGCCGTCGTGGCGAACGAGGTGAAAGATCTCGCCACGAGGACAGCCAAAGCGACCGAGGAGATCACACAAAAGATCGGCGCCATCCAGGGGGATACCAAGGAAGCCGTCTCGGAGATTGGAAAGATTGGGGAGATCATCGATCAGATCAATCAGATCTCGATCGACATTTCGGGGGCGCTGGAAGAGCAGACGGTGACGACAAACGAGATCAGCGGCAGGGTCGCCCAGGCGGCGCACGGAACCAAGGAGGTGAACCAGAGCATCGAAGGGGTGGCCGATGGGTCCAAAAGCACGGCGAAAACGGCCGAGGAGATTCTGGTCGCCTCGAAAAAGCTGGCCCGGATGGGGAGCGATCTGACGGCGCTGATAAACAACTTCCGATTTGAGCTCAACCGATCGGATCAGAATCCCGCCTGA